In Gossypium arboreum isolate Shixiya-1 chromosome 6, ASM2569848v2, whole genome shotgun sequence, the following are encoded in one genomic region:
- the LOC108485060 gene encoding laccase-5-like — MGIFNKFSFIFLVIFLSLSANAEVQRHRFVIQATKVKRLCKTHNTITVNGMFPGPTLEIKNGDTLEVQVVNKGRYNVTIHWHGVRQMRTGWADGPEFVTQCPIRPGGSYTYRFTVQGQEGTLWWHAHSSWLRATVYGALIIRPREGKSYPFPKPKRETPILLGEWWDANPIDVVREATRTGAAPNVSDAYTINAQPGDLYKCSSKETTVVPIDSGETNLLRVINAALNQPLFFKVANHKLTVVGADASYTKPFTTSVLMLGPGQTTDVLIRGDQPPSRYYMAARAYQSAQNAPFDNTTTTAILEYKSASCAAKKCNAPTPIMPSLPAYNDTNTVTIFSQSFRSLEKAEVPTDIDESLFFTIGLGLNKCPPNFRKRRCQGPNGTRFTASMNNVSFVLPRNFSLLQAHQQGIPGVFTTDFPANPPLKFDYTGNVSRSLFQPVPGTKLYKLKYGSRVQIVLQDTSIVTPENHPIHLHGYDFYIIAQGFGNFDPKKDTSKFNLVDPPLRNTVGVPVNGWAVIRFVADNPGVWIMHCHLDVHINWGLAMAFLVENGVGELQTIQLPPPDLPIC, encoded by the exons ATGGGGATTTTCAACAAGTTTTCCTTCATTTTCCTTGTCATTTTCCTTTCATTGTCTGCAAATGCTGAAGTTCAACGACATCGATTTGTT ATTCAAGCAACAAAAGTGAAGAGGCTGTGCAAGACTCACAACACCATCACTGTTAATGGCATGTTTCCTGGACCTACCTTGGAGATCAAGAATGGCGACACCCTTGAAGTTCAAGTTGTCAACAAAGGCCGATATAACGTCACCATCCACTG GCATGGTGTGCGGCAAATGAGAACTGGATGGGCAGATGGACCAGAATTCGTGACTCAGTGTCCGATTAGACCGGGAGGAAGTTACACTTACAGATTTACAGTTCAAGGACAAGAAGGAACATTGTGGTGGCATGCTCACAGTTCATGGCTTAGAGCCACTGTTTATGGAGCTCTCATCATCCGTCCCAGAGAAGGCAAATCCTACCCTTTCCCTAAGCCGAAACGCGAAACACCGATTCTTCTCG GCGAATGGTGGGATGCAAATCCCATTGATGTGGTGAGGGAAGCAACAAGAACAGGGGCAGCTCCAAATGTCTCTGATGCATATACCATCAATGCTCAACCTGGTGATCTCTACAAATGCTCCTCCAAGG AGACTACAGTAGTTCCCATCGACTCCGGGGAGACGAATCTCCTCAGAGTGATCAATGCCGCCTTGAACCAGCCGCTTTTCTTCAAAGTAGCCAACCATAAGCTCACTGTTGTTGGAGCTGATGCTTCCTATACCAAACCCTTCACCACTTCCGTCCTCATGTTAGGCCCCGGCCAAACCACTGATGTTCTTATCCGAGGTGATCAGCCACCATCTCGATATTACATGGCAGCTCGAGCCTACCAAAGCGCGCAAAACGCACCATTTGACAACACGACCACCACCGCCATTCTCGAATACAAGTCTGCCTCTTGCGCTGCCAAAAAATGCAATGCACCCACTCCAATCATGCCTTCTTTACCAGCCTACAACGACACCAACACTGTTACCATCTTCAGCCAAAGCTTTAGAAGTCTAGAAAAGGCCGAAGTCCCAACCGATATAGATGAAAGCCTGTTCTTCACAATCGGCCTCGGACTCAACAAATGCCCACCCAATTTCCGAAAACGTCGTTGCCAAGGACCCAATGGTACACGTTTCACAGCGAGCATGAACAACGTCTCATTCGTGCTCCCGCGCAACTTCTCTCTGTTGCAAGCTCACCAACAAGGAATTCCAGGCGTTTTCACCACAGATTTCCCAGCAAACCCTCCATTGAAATTTGACTACACCGGAAACGTGAGCCGATCGCTCTTTCAACCTGTTCCGGGAACCAAGTTGTACAAATTGAAGTATGGTTCAAGGGTACAAATTGTGCTCCAAGACACAAGCATAGTGACACCTGAGAATCATCCAATTCATCTTCATGGATACGATTTCTATATCATTGCACAAGGTTTCGGGAACTTCGATCCTAAAAAGGATACTTCTAAATTCAACCTTGTTGATCCACCTTTGAGGAACACTGTTGGAGTGCCTGTGAATGGATGGGCAGTCATTAGATTCGTCGCTGATAATCCAG gAGTGTGGATCATGCACTGTCACCTGGATGTTCATATCAATTGGGGTTTGGCAATGGCTTTCCTTGTCGAAAATGGAGTTGGTGAATTGCAGACCATCCAACTGCCGCCGCCAGATTTGCCCATATGTTAA